Proteins from a single region of Barnesiella propionica:
- a CDS encoding NADH:flavin oxidoreductase, with amino-acid sequence MELPENKTSVLFTPGNIGPVTLRNRTIRAAAFEGMCAGNAPTELLYNYHKSVAAGGIGMTTLAYASVTRNGLSFPHQLWMREEIIKPLREITDAIHNEGAKASIQLGHCGNMSKKSVAGQLPVSASTGFNLYSPTFVRGLRKDEIKNIARAFGNAVNLARDSGFDAVEIHAGHGYLISQFLSPYTNHRKDEFGGSLDNRMRFMRMAMEEVMKAAGNDMGILVKTNMRDGFKGGIEIEEALTIARELENLGAHALILSGGFVSKAPMYVMRGKMPITSMTYYMKQLWLKYGVRMAGRFMIPNKPFKEAYFLEDALKFRQTLKLPLVYVGGLVSRPVIDQVLDSGFEFVQMARALINEPDFVNRMKNENEQRCGCDHMNYCIARMYSREMACHKHIAGELPKCIRKEIEHEMAKR; translated from the coding sequence CCGGAAAACAAAACTTCAGTACTTTTCACTCCTGGAAATATAGGTCCCGTTACCCTCCGCAACCGCACCATACGTGCGGCAGCTTTCGAAGGGATGTGTGCCGGAAATGCACCCACCGAATTATTATATAATTATCATAAAAGCGTGGCAGCCGGAGGTATAGGAATGACAACCCTAGCCTATGCTTCGGTAACACGAAACGGGCTTTCCTTTCCACATCAGCTTTGGATGAGAGAGGAGATAATAAAACCACTCAGAGAGATTACAGATGCGATACATAACGAAGGAGCAAAAGCTTCCATACAATTGGGACATTGCGGTAACATGTCTAAAAAAAGTGTGGCAGGACAACTTCCCGTCTCCGCATCGACAGGATTCAACCTATACTCACCTACCTTTGTCAGAGGTTTAAGAAAAGACGAGATCAAAAATATAGCCCGTGCTTTCGGTAACGCAGTGAACCTTGCCAGAGACTCGGGATTCGATGCGGTGGAAATCCATGCCGGACATGGATATCTTATCAGCCAGTTCCTTTCTCCTTACACAAACCACCGAAAAGACGAATTCGGGGGATCACTGGACAACCGCATGAGATTCATGCGTATGGCAATGGAAGAGGTAATGAAAGCCGCAGGTAACGACATGGGTATATTGGTAAAAACCAATATGAGAGACGGATTTAAAGGCGGCATAGAGATAGAAGAAGCCCTGACTATTGCCCGGGAGCTGGAGAACCTCGGAGCACATGCCCTCATATTAAGCGGCGGATTCGTGAGTAAAGCGCCCATGTATGTCATGAGAGGAAAGATGCCGATCACTTCCATGACCTATTATATGAAACAACTTTGGTTGAAATATGGAGTACGTATGGCCGGGAGATTCATGATTCCGAATAAACCTTTCAAAGAAGCCTATTTCCTGGAAGATGCCCTAAAATTCAGGCAAACACTAAAATTACCATTAGTCTATGTCGGCGGGCTCGTCTCCCGTCCGGTTATCGACCAGGTGCTGGACAGCGGATTCGAGTTCGTTCAGATGGCCCGGGCACTCATCAACGAACCGGATTTCGTAAACCGCATGAAAAACGAAAATGAACAAAGATGCGGATGCGACCATATGAA